From Flavobacterium lipolyticum, one genomic window encodes:
- a CDS encoding LytR/AlgR family response regulator transcription factor, with translation MNCIIIDDEEMARAIMGKMIESTSQLNVLQEFSNAINAIKYLNQNEVDLIFLDIHMPDFTGFDFIQTIKNPPKIILVTSDKNFAIEAFEYECIIDYLVKPITEDRFQKAIQKANTTPSSEKKNINKGINEDNINEFYINIDRRFIKIEFALVNIVEAKGDYIHIKTENKNYVVHSTLKKIEDKLPKDLFLKVHRSFIINTKKIIDIEDNSVLVGKDVIPVSRANRPDLMKRLNLL, from the coding sequence ATGAACTGCATTATTATTGATGACGAAGAAATGGCAAGGGCCATCATGGGAAAAATGATTGAGAGTACCTCCCAGTTAAACGTGTTACAAGAGTTCTCAAATGCTATAAATGCCATAAAGTATCTTAATCAGAATGAGGTCGATTTGATTTTTCTGGATATCCATATGCCTGATTTTACCGGTTTCGATTTTATTCAAACAATTAAAAATCCTCCCAAAATTATACTGGTAACTTCTGATAAAAATTTTGCTATCGAAGCTTTTGAATACGAATGTATTATTGATTATTTAGTGAAACCTATTACAGAAGATCGTTTTCAAAAAGCAATTCAAAAAGCGAATACGACACCATCATCTGAAAAAAAAAATATTAATAAAGGAATAAATGAAGATAATATAAACGAATTTTATATTAATATTGATCGTCGTTTTATCAAAATTGAATTTGCTTTAGTAAATATTGTAGAAGCCAAGGGAGATTATATTCATATCAAGACGGAAAACAAAAACTATGTGGTTCACTCCACACTTAAAAAAATTGAAGACAAATTACCTAAAGATTTGTTTTTGAAAGTACATCGTTCCTTTATCATCAACACAAAAAAAATTATTGACATTGAAGACAACAGTGTCTTAGTCGGTAAGGATGTTATTCCTGTAAGTCGTGCCAATCGACCAGATTTGATGAAGCGTTTGAATTTATTATAG
- a CDS encoding choice-of-anchor L domain-containing protein: MCKKLLSPFDEIRRALFIFFLLNSFFLYSQATILTNPTNSQINSALNGPGIVITGGTLSGAAAISTVRSNQVATFTNGVAGAGLGLTSGAYFSTGNAPFELTNRNTANQSSYNPAGATTLSDPNLSTIDATATRDLISYSFTITLGPTVSGLKIGYQFGSEEYPDYVGSSFDDAFGFFITGPGIAGTLNMATLPNGNATSINKVNSGVPGFSGFPPVAAYDGTQSALYTNNGHTTTISGGRYITNPQPQPGPFPVFVELNGLTKLITRNVTGLTPGATYTFKIVIADAGDSSLDSGVFVDLIEGITNADLGVTKATSSMSPQVGCGVTFTLTASNAGPSNSTNTKVTDLLPSGYTFVSATPSVGTYNSINGVWDVGLLNIGAAPTLSIVATVKPSGVYLNTASIASADIIDINGTNNSSSVTPVPTAAVVATNTTSTAAICENSTKSLSATPAGGTWSVVSGGGTISGTTYTPADVSSDTSVTVRYTVAANGSCAATTSDTTFTVNVFSGTATNTTSTTAICENSTKSLSATPAGGTWSVVSGGGTISGTTYTPADVSSDTSVTVRYTVAANGSCAATTSDTTFTVNVFSGTATNTTSTTAICENSTKSLSATPAGGTWSVVSGGGTISGTTYTPADVSSDTSVTVRYTVAANGSCAATTSDTTFTVNVFSGTATNTTSTTAICENSTKSLSATPAGGTWSVVSGGGTISGTTYTPADVSSDTSVTVRYTVAANGSCAATTSDTTFTVNVFSGTATNTTSTTAICENSTKSLSATPAGGTWSVVSGGGTISGTTYTPADVSSDTSVTVRYTVAANGSCAATTSDTTFTVNVFSGTATNTTSTTAICENSTKSLSATPAGGTWSVVSGGGTISGTTYTPADVSSDTSVTVRYTVAANGSCAATTSDTTFTVNVFSGTATNTTSTTAICENSTKSLSATPAGGTWSVVSGGGTISGTTYTPADVSSDTSVTVRYTVAANGSCAATTSDTTFTVNVFSGTATNTTSTTAICENSTKSLSATPAGGTWSVVSGGGTISGTTYTPADVSSDTSVTVRYTVAANGSCAATTSDTTFTVNVFSGTATNTTSTTAICENSTKSLSATPAGGTWSVVSGGGTISGTTYTPADVSSDTSVTVRYTVAANGSCAATTSDATFTVNVFSGTATNTTSTTAICENSTKSLSATPAGGTWSVVSGGGTISGTTYTPADVSSDTSVTVRYTVAANGSCAATTSDATFTVNVFSGTATNTTSTTAICENSTKSLSATPAGGTWSVVSGGGTISGTTYTPADVSSDTSVTVRYTVAANGSCAATTSDATFTVNVFSGTATNTTSTTAICENSTKSLSATPAGGTWSVVSGGGTISGTTYTPADVSSDTSVTVRYTVAANGSCAATTSDATFTVNVIPTTPTLGTIMQPTCVVVTGSVVLNDLPVGNWTINPGNINGSTSSTTISGLLAGSTFNYTVTVNGCSSGSIEVIINNYLCALTETTASINGNTGGNSTSLTSNDTLNGNPVVIGTNPGQVSLTSVTVPAGLTLNADGTVTVAPNTAAGNYTVEYKICEITNPSNCSTVSSTVVVSAAAIVALTETTASINGNTGGNSTSLTSNDTLNGNPVVIGTNPGQVSLTSVTVPAGLTLNADGTVTVAPNTAAGNYTVEYKICEITNPSNCSTVSSTVVVSAAAIVALTETTASINGNTGGNSTSLTSNDTLNGNPVVIGTNPGQVSLTSVTVPAGLTLNADGTVTVAPNTAAGNYTVEYKICEITNPSNCSTVSSTVVVSAAAIVALTETTASINGNTGGNSTSLTSNDTLNGNPVVIGTNPGQVSLTSVTVPAGLTLNADGTVTVAPNTAAGNYTVEYKICEITNPSNCSTVSSTVVVSAAAIVALTETTASINGNTGGNSTSLTSNDTLNGNPVVIGTNPGQVSLTSVTVPAGLTLNADGTVTVAPNTAAGNYTVEYKICEITNPSNCSTVSSTVVVSAAAIVALTETTASINGNTGGNSTSLTSNDTLNGNPVVIGTNPGQVSLTSVTVPAGLTLNADGTVTVAPNTAAGNYTVEYKICEITNPSNCSTVSSTVVVSAAAIVALTETTASINGNTGGNSTSLTSNDTLNGNPVVIGTNPGQVSLTSVTVPAGLTLNADGTVTVAPNTAAGNYTVEYKICEITNPSNCSTVSSTVVVSAAAIVALTETTASINGNTGGNSTSLTSNDTLNGNPVVIGTNPGQVSLTSVTVPAGLTLNADGTVTVAPNTAAGNYTVEYKICEITNPSNCSTVSSTVVVSAAAIVALTETTASINGNTGGNSTSLTSNDTLNGNPVVIGTNPGQVSLTSVTVPAGLTLNADGTVTVAPNTAAGNYTVEYKICEITNPSNCSTVSSTVVVSAAAIVALTETTASINGNTGGNSTSLTSNDTLNGNPVVIGTNPGQVSLTSVTVPAGLTLNADGTVTVAPNTAAGNYTVEYKICEITNPSNCSTVSSTVVVSAAAIVALTETTASINGNTGGNSTSLTSNDTLNGNPVVIGTNPGQVSLTSVTVPAGLTLNADGTVTVAPNTAAGNYTVEYKICEITNPSNCSTVSSTVVVSAAAIVALTETTASINGNTGGNSTSLTSNDTLNGNPVVIGTNPGQVSLTSVTVPAGLTLNADGTVTVAPNTAAGNYTVEYKICEITNPSNCSTVSSTVVVSAAAIVALTETTASINGNTGGNSTSLTSNDTLNGNPVVIGTNPGQVSLTSVTVPAGLTLNADGTVTVAPNTAAGNYTVEYKICEITNPSNCSTVSSTVVVSAAAIVALTETTASINGNTGGNSTSLTSNDTLNGNPVVIGTNPGQVSLTSVTVPAGLTLNADGTVTVAPNTAAGNYTVEYKICEITNPSNCSTVSSTVVVSAAAIVALTETTASINGNTGGNSTSLTSNDTLNGNPVVIGTNPGQVSLTSVTVPAGLTLNADGTVTVAPNTAAGNYTVEYKICEITNPSNCSTVSSTVVVSAAAIVALTETTASINGNTGGNSTSLTSNDTLNGNPVVIGTNPGQVSLTSVTVPAGLTLNADGTVTVAPNTAAGNYTVEYKICEITNPSNCSTVSSTVVVSAAAIVALTETTASINGNTGGNSTSLTSNDTLNGNPVVIGTNPGQVSLTSVTVPAGLTLNADGTVTVAPNTAAGNYTVEYKICEITNPSNCSTVSSTVVVSVMIPVSKPSIALVKTAHFNDENGDSNAKVGETITYNFTVTNTGNVALTNVYIVDPLTGITMTGGPINLGVGEEDNTSFTGTYSIVQADINAGSISNQAEVFGTSPDHIVVKDKSDDSSVEGDKPTVLSLQGCVIKVFNAVSINGDSKNERFYIQGLECYPDNTVQIFNRWGVLVFDRDHYNNNDIVFRGISEGRVTIKDSDGLPEGTYYYIIKYKDNQSNPHQEAGYLYLTK, from the coding sequence ATGTGTAAAAAATTACTATCACCCTTTGATGAGATAAGGAGAGCACTATTTATTTTTTTTCTACTCAATTCTTTCTTTTTGTATTCGCAGGCTACTATACTTACAAATCCAACTAATTCTCAAATTAATTCAGCACTTAATGGTCCAGGAATCGTTATCACTGGGGGGACTTTGAGTGGCGCTGCAGCTATTTCGACTGTAAGGTCTAATCAAGTTGCTACATTTACAAATGGAGTTGCGGGAGCAGGACTGGGGTTAACAAGTGGAGCTTATTTTTCTACTGGAAATGCACCATTTGAGTTAACAAATAGAAACACAGCTAATCAAAGTTCTTATAATCCAGCAGGTGCAACTACTCTTTCAGATCCTAATTTATCAACAATAGACGCAACAGCTACGCGAGATTTGATTTCTTACTCGTTTACAATTACATTGGGGCCTACTGTTTCTGGTCTTAAAATTGGATATCAATTTGGTTCTGAGGAATATCCTGATTATGTAGGATCAAGTTTTGACGATGCCTTTGGTTTTTTTATTACTGGCCCTGGCATTGCGGGTACATTAAATATGGCAACATTGCCAAATGGAAATGCAACATCAATTAATAAGGTGAATTCGGGAGTTCCTGGTTTTAGTGGTTTTCCACCTGTAGCGGCTTATGATGGTACGCAATCTGCTTTGTATACTAATAATGGACACACAACTACGATTTCAGGAGGTAGATATATTACAAATCCTCAACCTCAACCAGGTCCTTTTCCAGTTTTTGTAGAACTTAATGGTTTAACAAAATTGATAACTAGGAACGTAACAGGTTTAACTCCTGGAGCAACTTATACTTTTAAAATTGTTATTGCAGATGCTGGTGATTCATCATTAGATTCAGGTGTTTTTGTTGATTTAATTGAAGGTATAACAAATGCAGATTTAGGTGTAACAAAAGCAACAAGCAGCATGTCTCCGCAAGTTGGGTGTGGTGTTACATTTACATTAACAGCTAGTAATGCTGGACCTAGTAACTCAACAAATACAAAAGTTACAGATTTACTACCTTCGGGATATACATTTGTATCTGCTACGCCGTCTGTTGGAACTTATAATTCAATCAATGGTGTTTGGGATGTTGGGTTGTTAAATATTGGAGCTGCACCGACTTTGTCGATAGTTGCTACAGTAAAGCCGTCGGGTGTTTATTTAAACACTGCAAGTATAGCATCGGCAGATATTATTGATATAAATGGAACAAATAATTCTTCTTCTGTAACCCCAGTCCCCACAGCTGCTGTTGTAGCAACTAATACAACAAGCACTGCAGCTATTTGCGAGAACAGTACTAAATCCTTATCAGCTACACCAGCAGGTGGTACCTGGTCAGTTGTTTCAGGAGGAGGGACGATTTCAGGAACTACTTATACACCGGCAGATGTTTCTTCTGATACTTCGGTAACAGTTCGTTATACTGTTGCAGCCAATGGCTCTTGTGCAGCGACAACATCAGACACTACATTTACTGTTAATGTATTTTCAGGAACAGCAACTAATACAACAAGCACTACAGCTATTTGTGAGAACAGTACCAAATCCTTATCAGCTACACCAGCAGGTGGTACCTGGTCAGTTGTTTCAGGAGGGGGAACGATTTCAGGAACTACTTATACACCGGCAGATGTTTCTTCTGATACCTCGGTAACAGTTCGTTATACTGTTGCAGCCAATGGCTCTTGTGCAGCGACAACATCAGACACTACATTTACTGTTAATGTATTTTCAGGAACAGCAACTAATACAACAAGCACTACAGCTATTTGTGAGAACAGTACCAAATCCTTATCAGCTACACCAGCAGGTGGTACCTGGTCAGTTGTTTCAGGAGGGGGAACGATTTCAGGAACTACTTATACACCGGCAGATGTTTCTTCTGATACCTCGGTAACAGTTCGTTATACTGTTGCAGCCAATGGCTCTTGTGCAGCGACAACATCAGACACTACATTTACTGTTAATGTATTTTCAGGAACAGCAACTAATACAACAAGCACTACAGCTATTTGTGAGAACAGTACCAAATCCTTATCAGCTACACCAGCAGGTGGTACCTGGTCAGTTGTTTCAGGAGGGGGAACGATTTCAGGAACTACTTATACACCGGCAGATGTTTCTTCTGATACCTCGGTAACAGTTCGTTATACTGTTGCAGCCAATGGCTCTTGTGCAGCGACAACATCAGACACTACATTTACTGTTAATGTATTTTCAGGAACAGCAACTAATACAACAAGCACTACAGCTATTTGTGAGAACAGTACCAAATCCTTATCAGCTACACCAGCAGGTGGTACCTGGTCAGTTGTTTCAGGAGGTGGAACGATTTCAGGAACTACTTATACACCGGCAGATGTTTCTTCTGATACTTCGGTAACAGTTCGTTATACTGTTGCAGCCAATGGCTCTTGTGCAGCGACAACATCAGACACTACATTTACTGTTAATGTATTTTCAGGAACAGCAACTAATACAACAAGCACTACAGCTATTTGTGAGAACAGTACCAAATCCTTATCAGCTACACCAGCAGGTGGTACCTGGTCAGTTGTTTCAGGAGGAGGGACGATTTCAGGAACTACTTATACACCGGCAGATGTTTCTTCTGATACTTCGGTAACAGTTCGTTATACTGTTGCAGCCAATGGCTCTTGTGCAGCGACAACATCAGACACTACATTTACTGTTAATGTATTTTCAGGAACAGCAACTAATACAACAAGCACTACAGCTATTTGTGAGAACAGTACCAAATCCTTATCAGCTACACCAGCAGGTGGTACCTGGTCAGTTGTTTCAGGAGGTGGAACGATTTCAGGAACTACTTATACACCGGCAGATGTTTCTTCTGATACTTCGGTAACAGTTCGTTATACTGTTGCAGCCAATGGCTCTTGTGCAGCGACAACATCAGACACTACATTTACTGTTAATGTATTTTCAGGAACAGCAACTAATACAACAAGCACTACAGCTATTTGTGAGAACAGTACTAAATCCTTATCAGCTACACCAGCAGGTGGTACCTGGTCAGTTGTTTCAGGAGGGGGAACGATTTCAGGAACTACTTATACACCGGCAGATGTTTCTTCTGATACCTCGGTAACAGTTCGTTATACTGTTGCAGCCAATGGCTCTTGTGCAGCGACAACATCAGACACTACATTTACTGTTAATGTATTTTCAGGAACAGCAACTAATACAACAAGCACTACAGCTATTTGTGAGAACAGTACTAAATCCTTATCAGCTACACCAGCAGGTGGTACCTGGTCAGTTGTTTCAGGAGGGGGAACGATTTCAGGAACTACTTATACACCGGCAGATGTTTCTTCTGATACCTCGGTAACAGTTCGTTATACTGTTGCAGCCAATGGCTCTTGTGCAGCGACAACATCAGACGCTACATTTACTGTTAATGTATTTTCAGGAACAGCAACTAATACAACAAGCACTACAGCTATTTGTGAGAACAGTACTAAATCCTTATCAGCTACACCAGCAGGTGGTACCTGGTCAGTTGTTTCAGGAGGGGGAACGATTTCAGGAACTACTTATACACCGGCAGATGTTTCTTCTGATACCTCGGTAACAGTTCGTTATACTGTTGCAGCCAATGGCTCTTGTGCAGCGACAACATCAGACGCTACATTTACTGTTAATGTATTTTCAGGAACAGCAACTAATACAACAAGCACTACAGCTATTTGTGAGAACAGTACTAAATCCTTATCAGCTACACCAGCAGGTGGTACCTGGTCAGTTGTTTCAGGAGGGGGAACGATTTCAGGAACTACTTATACACCGGCAGATGTTTCTTCTGATACCTCGGTAACAGTTCGTTATACTGTTGCAGCCAATGGCTCTTGTGCAGCGACAACATCAGACGCTACATTTACTGTTAATGTATTTTCAGGAACAGCAACTAATACAACAAGCACTACAGCTATTTGTGAGAACAGTACTAAATCCTTATCAGCTACACCAGCAGGTGGTACCTGGTCAGTTGTTTCAGGAGGGGGAACGATTTCAGGAACTACTTATACACCGGCAGATGTTTCTTCTGATACCTCGGTAACAGTTCGTTATACTGTTGCAGCCAATGGCTCTTGTGCAGCGACAACATCAGACGCTACATTTACTGTTAATGTCATTCCAACAACACCAACATTAGGTACGATTATGCAACCTACTTGTGTAGTCGTAACAGGTAGTGTAGTTTTGAATGATTTACCTGTAGGAAATTGGACAATAAACCCAGGTAATATTAATGGAAGTACATCTTCTACAACTATTTCAGGATTACTGGCAGGGTCAACTTTTAATTATACAGTAACTGTTAATGGGTGTTCGTCTGGATCAATAGAAGTAATTATTAATAATTATTTATGTGCATTGACAGAGACTACAGCATCAATTAATGGAAATACGGGAGGTAATAGTACTTCTTTGACATCAAATGATACTTTAAATGGTAATCCAGTAGTTATAGGTACAAATCCGGGTCAAGTAAGTTTGACGTCAGTAACTGTTCCTGCAGGATTAACTTTGAATGCAGATGGTACTGTAACTGTAGCTCCAAATACTGCGGCAGGAAACTATACAGTGGAATATAAAATATGTGAAATAACGAATCCATCTAACTGTAGTACAGTATCTAGTACTGTTGTGGTAAGTGCAGCAGCAATTGTTGCATTGACAGAGACTACAGCATCAATTAATGGAAATACGGGAGGTAATAGTACTTCTTTGACATCAAATGATACTTTAAATGGTAATCCAGTAGTTATAGGTACAAATCCGGGTCAAGTAAGTTTGACGTCAGTAACTGTTCCTGCAGGATTAACTTTGAATGCAGATGGTACTGTAACTGTAGCTCCAAATACTGCGGCAGGAAACTATACAGTGGAATATAAAATATGTGAAATAACGAATCCATCTAACTGTAGTACAGTATCTAGTACTGTTGTGGTAAGTGCAGCAGCAATTGTTGCATTGACAGAGACTACAGCATCAATTAATGGAAATACGGGAGGTAATAGTACTTCTTTGACATCAAATGATACTTTAAATGGTAATCCAGTAGTTATAGGTACAAATCCGGGTCAAGTAAGTTTGACGTCAGTAACTGTTCCTGCAGGATTAACTTTGAATGCAGATGGTACTGTAACTGTAGCTCCAAATACTGCGGCAGGAAACTATACAGTGGAATATAAAATATGTGAAATAACGAATCCATCTAACTGTAGTACAGTATCTAGTACTGTTGTGGTAAGTGCAGCAGCAATTGTTGCATTGACAGAGACTACAGCATCAATTAATGGAAATACGGGAGGTAATAGTACTTCTTTGACATCAAATGATACTTTAAATGGTAATCCAGTAGTTATAGGTACAAATCCGGGTCAAGTAAGTTTGACGTCAGTAACTGTTCCTGCAGGATTAACTTTGAATGCAGATGGTACTGTAACTGTAGCTCCAAATACTGCGGCAGGAAACTATACAGTGGAATATAAAATATGTGAAATAACGAATCCATCTAACTGTAGTACAGTATCTAGTACTGTTGTGGTAAGTGCAGCAGCAATTGTTGCATTGACAGAGACTACAGCATCAATTAATGGAAATACGGGAGGTAATAGTACTTCTTTGACATCAAATGATACTTTAAATGGTAATCCAGTAGTTATAGGTACAAATCCGGGTCAAGTAAGTTTGACGTCAGTAACTGTTCCTGCAGGATTAACTTTGAATGCAGATGGTACTGTAACTGTAGCTCCAAATACTGCGGCAGGAAACTATACAGTGGAATATAAAATATGTGAAATAACGAATCCATCTAACTGTAGTACAGTATCTAGTACTGTTGTGGTAAGTGCAGCAGCAATTGTTGCATTGACAGAGACTACAGCATCAATTAATGGAAATACGGGAGGTAATAGTACTTCTTTGACATCAAATGATACTTTAAATGGTAATCCAGTAGTTATAGGTACAAATCCGGGTCAAGTAAGTTTGACGTCAGTAACTGTTCCTGCAGGATTAACTTTGAATGCAGATGGTACTGTAACTGTAGCTCCAAATACTGCGGCAGGAAACTATACAGTGGAATATAAAATATGTGAAATAACGAATCCATCTAACTGTAGTACAGTATCTAGTACTGTTGTGGTAAGTGCAGCAGCAATTGTTGCATTGACAGAGACTACAGCATCAATTAATGGAAATACGGGAGGTAATAGTACTTCTTTGACATCAAATGATACTTTAAATGGTAATCCAGTAGTTATAGGTACAAATCCGGGTCAAGTAAGTTTGACGTCAGTAACTGTTCCTGCAGGATTAACTTTGAATGCAGATGGTACTGTAACTGTAGCTCCAAATACTGCGGCAGGAAACTATACAGTGGAATATAAAATATGTGAAATAACGAATCCATCTAACTGTAGTACAGTATCTAGTACTGTTGTGGTAAGTGCAGCAGCAATTGTTGCATTGACAGAGACTACAGCATCAATTAATGGAAATACGGGAGGTAATAGTACTTCTTTGACATCAAATGATACTTTAAATGGTAATCCAGTAGTTATAGGTACAAATCCGGGTCAAGTAAGTTTGACGTCAGTAACTGTTCCTGCAGGATTAACTTTGAATGCAGATGGTACTGTAACTGTAGCTCCAAATACTGCGGCAGGAAACTATACAGTGGAATATAAAATATGTGAAATAACGAATCCATCTAACTGTAGTACAGTATCTAGTACTGTTGTGGTAAGTGCAGCAGCAATTGTTGCATTGACAGAGACTACAGCATCAATTAATGGAAATACGGGAGGTAATAGTACTTCTTTGACATCAAATGATACTTTAAATGGTAATCCAGTAGTTATAGGTACAAATCCGGGTCAAGTAAGTTTGACGTCAGTAACTGTTCCTGCAGGATTAACTTTGAATGCAGATGGTACTGTAACTGTAGCTCCAAATACTGCGGCAGGAAACTATACAGTGGAATATAAAATATGTGAAATAACGAATCCATCTAACTGTAGTACAGTATCTAGTACTGTTGTGGTAAGTGCAGCAGCAATTGTTGCATTGACAGAGACTACAGCATCAATTAATGGAAATACGGGAGGTAATAGTACTTCTTTGACATCAAATGATACTTTAAATGGTAATCCAGTAGTTATAGGTACAAATCCGGGTCAAGTAAGTTTGACGTCAGTAACTGTTCCTGCAGGATTAACTTTGAATGCAGATGGTACTGTAACTGTAGCTCCAAATACTGCGGCAGGAAACTATACAGTGGAATATAAAATATGTGAAATAACGAATCCATCTAACTGTAGTACAGTATCTAGTACTGTTGTGGTAAGTGCAGCAGCAATTGTTGCATTGACAGAGACTACAGCATCAATTAATGGAAATACGGGAGGTAATAGTACTTCTTTGACATCAAATGATACTTTAAATGGTAATCCAGTAGTTATAGGTACAAATCCGGGTCAAGTAAGTTTGACGTCAGTAACTGTTCCTGCAGGATTAACTTTGAATGCAGATGGTACTGTAACTGTAGCTCCAAATACTGCGGCAGGAAACTATACAGTGGAATATAAAATATGTGAAATAACGAATCCATCTAACTGTAGTACAGTATCTAGTACTGTTGTGGTAAGTGCAGCAGCAATTGTTGCATTGACAGAGACTACAGCATCAATTAATGGAAATACGGGAGGTAATAGTACTTCTTTGACATCAAATGATACTTTAAATGGTAATCCAGTAGTTATAGGTACAAATCCGGGTCAAGTAAGTTTGACGTCAGTAACTGTTCCTGCAGGATTAACTTTGAATGCAGATGGTACTGTAACTGTAGCTCCAAATACTGCGGCAGGAAACTATACAGTGGAATATAAAATATGTGAAATAACGAATCCATCTAACTGTAGTACAGTATCTAGTACTGTTGTGGTAAGTGCAGCAGCAATTGTTGCATTGACAGAGACTACAGCATCAATTAATGGAAATACGGGAGGTAATAGTACTTCTTTGACATCAAATGATACTTTAAATGGTAATCCAGTAGTTATAGGTACAAATCCGGGTCAAGTAAGTTTGACGTCAGTAACTGTTCCTGCAGGATTAACTTTGAATGCAGATGGTACTGTAACTGTAGCTCCAAATACTGCGGCAGGAAACTATACAGTGGAATATAAAATATGTGAAATAACGAATCCATCTAACTGTAGTACAGTATCTAGTACTGTTGTGGTAAGTGCAGCAGCAATTGTTGCATTGACAGAGACTACAGCATCAATTAATGGAAATACGGGAGGTAATAGTACTTCTTTGACATCAAATGATACTTTAAATGGTAATCCAGTAGTTATAGGTACAAATCCGGGTCAAGTAAGTTTGACGTCAGTAACTGTTCCTGCAGGATTAACTTTGAATGCAGATGGTACTGTAACTGTAGCTCCAAATACTGCGGCAGGAAACTATACAGTGGAATATAAAATATGTGAAATAACGAATCCATCTAACTGTAGTACAGTATCTAGTACTGTTGTGGTAAGTGCAGCAGCAATTGTTGCATTGACAGAGACTACAGCATCAATTAATGGAAATACGGGAGGTAATAGTACTTCTTTGACATCAAATGATACTTTAAATGGTAATCCAGTAGTTATAGGTACAAATCCGGGTCAAGTAAGTTTGACGTCAGTAACTGTTCCTGCAGGATTAACTTTGAATGCAGATGGTACTGTAACTGTAGCTCCAAATACTGCGGCAGGAAACTATACAGTGGAATATAAAATATGTGAAATAACGAATCCATCTAACTGTAGTACAGTATCTAGTACTGTTGTGGTAAGTGCAGCAGCAATTGTTGCATTGACAGAGACTACAGCATCAATTAATGGAAATACGGGAGGTAATAGTACTTCTTTGACATCAAATGATACTTTAAATGGTAATCCAGTAGTTATAGGTACAAATCCGGGTCAAGTAAGTTTGACGTCAGTAACTGTTCCTGCAGGATTAACTTTGAATGCAGATGGTACTGTAACTGTAGCTCCAAATACTGCGGCAGGAAACTATACAGTGGAATATAAAATATGTGAAATAACGAATCCATCTAACTGTAGTACAGTATCTAGTACTGTTGTGGTAAGTGCAGCAGCAATTGTTGCATTGACAGAGACTACAGCATCAATTAATGGAAATACGGGAGGTAATAGTACTTCTTTGACATCAAACGATACTTTAAATGGTAATCCAGTAGTTATAGGTACAAATCCGGGTCAAGTAAGTTTGACGTCAGTAACTGTTCCTGCAGGATTAACTTTGAATGCAGATGGTACTGTAACTGTAGCTCCAAATACTGCGGCAGGAAACTATACAGTGGAATATAAAATATGTGAAATAACGAATCCATCTAACTGTAGTACAGTATCTAGTACTGTTGTGGTTAGTGTTATGATACCAGTATCTAAACCAAGTATTGCTTTAGTGAAAACGGCACATTTCAATGATGAAAATGGTGACAGTAATGCAAAAGTAGGGGAGACTATTACGTATAATTTCACCGTAACCAATACAGGAAATGTAGCGTTGACTAATGTTTATATAGTAGATCCGTTAACTGGAATTACCATGACCGGAGGCCCAATAAATTTAGGGGTAGGAGAAGAGGATAACACTTCTTTTACAGGAACTTATTCGATCGTACAAGCCGATATTAATGCAGGAAGTATATCGAATCAAGCCGAAGTTTTTGGAACAAGTCCTGATCATATTGTCGTAAAAGACAAATCAGATGATAGTAGTGTAGAGGGAGATAAACCAACAGTATTATCGCTACAAGGTTGTGTAATTAAAGTATTCAACGCGGTTTCTATAAATGGAGACAGCAAGAACGAGAGATTTTATATTCAGGGATTAGAATGTTATCCTGATAATACGGTTCAGATTTTTAACCGTTGGGGAGTTTTGGTTTTTGATCGTGATCATTACAATAATAATGATATTGTTTTTAGAGGTATTTCTGAAGGACGTGTTACAATCAAA